The genome window TGACTTGCCTTCCGTTGCATCATATGTTCCACAGTCCTACATTGATCCACAACAAGCTCAAATCTTAAACCCCCAATATTTACCAGTGGTGGGATTGCCTCTGCCAATTAATGTGGTTCGTGTGCCAGCACCAGCATATATGCCGCCATCCCACATTGCCGATCCAATGTCCCAAGTCGGTAATGGGACTTCGGTTCAGACAAAGGTGAATCCACACTCGCAAAATTCTAATGTTGACAAGACTGCCAAGTTTCCTAGTGATGTGAAACTTCAGTCTTTGTCTCAGCTTCCTCCTTTGCCTTCTCCGTACTTGCTTGCACCAAATGTGGAACGTAGTGGGCTGCGCCAAGTGTCTTCATCGTCTCAAGGTCCTACGAGAAGATTTGAGGATTGTAATATGTGTCAAAAAGCCATACCTCATGGCCATTCAGATACTCTAATAAAGGAACAGGGTAATGGTCTCAGAAATGTTGTTCCTGAGGTGAATGTGGTATTGCAGAGTCACCATTCTGAGGATTTAACAAGCATGCGAGGACAGCAAATGATAGATGTCGGAATGCTGGTTGACGGTGTGGTGGAAACTCAAGCCGAGAATTTGGTAGCTACAGCTCCATCTAAGACATATGAGTTCAGCGAGACTATCCCTGGGATTCCATGGGACAGTGGGAGGCCAGTTGTTGTGAATGCAGCCAATCCATATTATGCTAAGGTTTTTGTCCCACCAGTTTCTGTGGGTTTTCCAGGCACCTCACAAGCATCACATGGAACTGTATCCAATCCTCAGAAAGCTCAAAAAGTGGAGTCAGTGCAAGAGCAGCAAGAAGTGCCACTGTCTTTGGGTCTCAACATGGAAAATCTTGATTATCCAAACATTTCACTTGCACCGGCTTCATCGACCCTGCCATGTGGCCTTTATGGAATGCTCGTCATTCCTCAGTTTCATGGAGAGGATTACTTGCAACAGCAGACCCAATTGCCTCAGCATATTGGGTTACCTAACTATCCTGTTGATCATAATTTCATTGTTGCCAGCACCAGTTCAGTTAGAAATTCAGATTATCGAGAAGTTGGACAATCAGTCAATGGAACTGTGCCTGCATACTTGTTTGACTATGTTAGACCTATCAATGGGACACATCGAGCAATTTGCACAATTCCCCCTGGGGATCCGGGTTTCAGCAACCAGCCAAGACCAGTTGTGATTCCTGATATTGGGACCTCCAAGAATATAAAGCCTGAAAATCCACCATTGGTTGTAGTGAACACTCAGAATGCTGGACCGCAGCATAAGGAAAATGAGTTGTCTCATGGTGATCCCCTAATTAGTTCTGTAGTTGTTCCAGAAGGAAATGCTGGTCCACAAATTGATAAACAGCTATCTGTGATAAGTGATGTTGCTTATGAACAAAGTGTTCAACCTTCCAACACCAGCCACATTCCAAATATGATGTGTAAACATGGACCCTATTCATACCATCTTGAAGCAGGTGTTGGACCAAGAGGGATGTTCAAGTGTGTAGATCCCACTTGCAATAAGAATGCCATCAAGAAGAACGTTATTGGTGAACAGAAAGATGAGGTTCCCAGCCTTCATCCAGTTGAAGTATTTTGTGACATAACTATTCCTCAAAGTGATAATGCTCAGATTTACACTATTCACCACGCTAGTAACATGAACCAAATCCAGCGAGCCATTTCATTAGACCCACTTGCGAGCAGCAAAGATCCTCAGAAAACCCTTACTGTTCTGCCTCCAATACCTAGTGAAGTTTCCAACAGAGAATCAATAGCTATGAAGGAATTGTACAACAAGAATTCTGTGAATAGCATGGGCTCTGAGGTAACCGTTCCTGCAGGTGTTTCTAGCCACTTACCTGAGTCTCCAAGAATGGACTCGCCCAAAGAGCTCGTGTGTCCACTCAAAGGTCTCGCCCCCTGTTTTGCTGTATGAAATGTCTTATTGCTGATTTAAAATCACTGATTACCACATTCTTAAAATCATCATCTCTTTGGCTGTTAAACTCAGAAGATGTCCATATTAAGCAAGATATCCAGACTTTTGAAGGGAAAGCATCAGCAGCAGCACTGCAGTCATCTGAAGTACCAGTACCTGTTCTCATTTCTCATGAAACAGAAGAGGTCAGTCCTAGTTCTAACAGAGAAAGTGGCTCCATAGAGAATACCTTAGAGAAAGATGATGACCAGAGTGAGGTGATGGGCACATCCTTTTTCATGTTTTCTACATCTACTCTTATTAGATGCTAAAAATTATTGTAACACAGGCCATCAAGACCAAACAGTCAGAGAATTTAAAGAATGGTTTTCCAAGTACAGATGACATTGGACACCTTCAGGTTAGAAGATAAGTT of Musa acuminata AAA Group cultivar baxijiao chromosome BXJ2-3, Cavendish_Baxijiao_AAA, whole genome shotgun sequence contains these proteins:
- the LOC103977399 gene encoding uncharacterized protein LOC103977399 isoform X2, with the protein product MASDPKDPRPLPPSDVADHRKVKLICSYGGNILPRHGDGALRYAGGETRLITVRRDSPLPEILRKMAEACGGPVVLRYQLPDEDLDALISVSTTEDLDNMMEEYDRLAADSPSAKLRVFLFSPSEVTGAGAASFAVHIDLQETGTRYLDAVNGLDSSIRRKDSATSFSSTQNSDGTTAAAADEVNNEGTSPAHVSPTAASAQDTLKLVFSGQDVLDLLPPTTSSSEQTELLSSTQSEWPPLVPDQNRVLNSTQTDLPSVASYVPQSYIDPQQAQILNPQYLPVVGLPLPINVVRVPAPAYMPPSHIADPMSQVGNGTSVQTKVNPHSQNSNVDKTAKFPSDVKLQSLSQLPPLPSPYLLAPNVERSGLRQVSSSSQGPTRRFEDCNMCQKAIPHGHSDTLIKEQGNGLRNVVPEVNVVLQSHHSEDLTSMRGQQMIDVGMLVDGVVETQAENLVATAPSKTYEFSETIPGIPWDSGRPVVVNAANPYYAKVFVPPVSVGFPGTSQASHGTVSNPQKAQKVESVQEQQEVPLSLGLNMENLDYPNISLAPASSTLPCGLYGMLVIPQFHGEDYLQQQTQLPQHIGLPNYPVDHNFIVASTSSVRNSDYREVGQSVNGTVPAYLFDYVRPINGTHRAICTIPPGDPGFSNQPRPVVIPDIGTSKNIKPENPPLVVVNTQNAGPQHKENELSHGDPLISSVVVPEGNAGPQIDKQLSVISDVAYEQSVQPSNTSHIPNMMCKHGPYSYHLEAGVGPRGMFKCVDPTCNKNAIKKNVIGEQKDEVPSLHPVEVFCDITIPQSDNAQIYTIHHASNMNQIQRAISLDPLASSKDPQKTLTVLPPIPSEVSNRESIAMKELYNKNSVNSMGSEVTVPAGVSSHLPESPRMDSPKELVCPLKDVHIKQDIQTFEGKASAAALQSSEVPVPVLISHETEEVSPSSNRESGSIENTLEKDDDQSEAIKTKQSENLKNGFPSTDDIGHLQVIKNSDLEELQELGSGTFGTVYHGKWRGSDVAIKRINDRVFAGKPSEQERARADFWNEACKLASLHHPNVVAFYGIVLDGPGGSIATVTEFMVNGSLRRASQKNQKILDRRRCLLIAMDVAFGMEYLHNKNIIHFDLKSDNLLVNLRDPQRPICKVGDLGLSKVKYETLMSGGMQGTLPWMAPELLSGKDNRYTEKVDVFSFGIVMWELITGEEPYGDMHYGAIIGGILNDTLRPPVPESCDTEWGSLMEQCWSTEPSQRPSFTDIASRLRAMAAGLPQKG
- the LOC103977399 gene encoding uncharacterized protein LOC103977399 isoform X1, producing the protein MASDPKDPRPLPPSDVADHRKVKLICSYGGNILPRHGDGALRYAGGETRLITVRRDSPLPEILRKMAEACGGPVVLRYQLPDEDLDALISVSTTEDLDNMMEEYDRLAADSPSAKLRVFLFSPSEVTGAGAASFAVHIDLQETGTRYLDAVNGLDSSIRRKDSATSFSSTQNSDGTTAAAADEVNNEGTSPAHVSPTAASAQDTLKLVFSGQDVLDLLPPTTSSSEQTELLSSTQSEWPPLVPDQNRVLNSTQTDLPSVASYVPQSYIDPQQAQILNPQYLPVVGLPLPINVVRVPAPAYMPPSHIADPMSQVGNGTSVQTKVNPHSQNSNVDKTAKFPSDVKLQSLSQLPPLPSPYLLAPNVERSGLRQVSSSSQGPTRRFEDCNMCQKAIPHGHSDTLIKEQGNGLRNVVPEVNVVLQSHHSEDLTSMRGQQMIDVGMLVDGVVETQAENLVATAPSKTYEFSETIPGIPWDSGRPVVVNAANPYYAKVFVPPVSVGFPGTSQASHGTVSNPQKAQKVESVQEQQEVPLSLGLNMENLDYPNISLAPASSTLPCGLYGMLVIPQFHGEDYLQQQTQLPQHIGLPNYPVDHNFIVASTSSVRNSDYREVGQSVNGTVPAYLFDYVRPINGTHRAICTIPPGDPGFSNQPRPVVIPDIGTSKNIKPENPPLVVVNTQNAGPQHKENELSHGDPLISSVVVPEGNAGPQIDKQLSVISDVAYEQSVQPSNTSHIPNMMCKHGPYSYHLEAGVGPRGMFKCVDPTCNKNAIKKNVIGEQKDEVPSLHPVEVFCDITIPQSDNAQIYTIHHASNMNQIQRAISLDPLASSKDPQKTLTVLPPIPSEVSNRESIAMKELYNKNSVNSMGSEVTVPAGVSSHLPESPRMDSPKELVCPLKEDVHIKQDIQTFEGKASAAALQSSEVPVPVLISHETEEVSPSSNRESGSIENTLEKDDDQSEAIKTKQSENLKNGFPSTDDIGHLQVIKNSDLEELQELGSGTFGTVYHGKWRGSDVAIKRINDRVFAGKPSEQERARADFWNEACKLASLHHPNVVAFYGIVLDGPGGSIATVTEFMVNGSLRRASQKNQKILDRRRCLLIAMDVAFGMEYLHNKNIIHFDLKSDNLLVNLRDPQRPICKVGDLGLSKVKYETLMSGGMQGTLPWMAPELLSGKDNRYTEKVDVFSFGIVMWELITGEEPYGDMHYGAIIGGILNDTLRPPVPESCDTEWGSLMEQCWSTEPSQRPSFTDIASRLRAMAAGLPQKG
- the LOC103977399 gene encoding uncharacterized protein LOC103977399 isoform X3 — its product is MASDPKDPRPLPPSDVADHRKVKLICSYGGNILPRHGDGALRYAGGETRLITVRRDSPLPEILRKMAEACGGPVVLRYQLPDEDLDALISVSTTEDLDNMMEEYDRLAADSPSAKLRVFLFSPSEVTGAGAASFAVHIDLQETGTRYLDAVNGLDSSIRRKDSATSFSSTQNSDGTTAAAADEVNNEGTSPAHVSPTAASAQDTLKLVFSGQDVLDLLPPTTSSSEQTELLSSTQSEWPPLVPDQNRVLNSTQTDLPSVASYVPQSYIDPQQAQILNPQYLPVVGLPLPINVVRVPAPAYMPPSHIADPMSQVGNGTSVQTKVNPHSQNSNVDKTAKFPSDVKLQSLSQLPPLPSPYLLAPNVERSGLRQVSSSSQGPTRRFEDCNMCQKAIPHGHSDTLIKEQGNGLRNVVPEVNVVLQSHHSEDLTSMRGQQMIDVGMLVDGVVETQAENLVATAPSKTYEFSETIPGIPWDSGRPVVVNAANPYYAKVFVPPVSVGFPGTSQASHGTVSNPQKAQKVESVQEQQEVPLSLGLNMENLDYPNISLAPASSTLPCGLYGMLVIPQFHGEDYLQQQTQLPQHIGLPNYPVDHNFIVASTSSVRNSDYREVGQSVNGTVPAYLFDYVRPINGTHRAICTIPPGDPGFSNQPRPVVIPDIGTSKNIKPENPPLVVVNTQNAGPQHKENELSHGDPLISSVVVPEGNAGPQIDKQLSVISDVAYEQSVQPSNTSHIPNMMCKHGPYSYHLEAGVGPRGMFKCVDPTCNKNAIKKNVIGEQKDEVPSLHPVEVFCDITIPQSDNAQIYTIHHASNMNQIQRAISLDPLASSKDPQKTLTVLPPIPSEVSNRESIAMKELYNKNSVNSMGSEVTVPAGVSSHLPESPRMDSPKELVCPLKEDVHIKQDIQTFEGKASAAALQSSEVPVPVLISHETEEAIKTKQSENLKNGFPSTDDIGHLQVIKNSDLEELQELGSGTFGTVYHGKWRGSDVAIKRINDRVFAGKPSEQERARADFWNEACKLASLHHPNVVAFYGIVLDGPGGSIATVTEFMVNGSLRRASQKNQKILDRRRCLLIAMDVAFGMEYLHNKNIIHFDLKSDNLLVNLRDPQRPICKVGDLGLSKVKYETLMSGGMQGTLPWMAPELLSGKDNRYTEKVDVFSFGIVMWELITGEEPYGDMHYGAIIGGILNDTLRPPVPESCDTEWGSLMEQCWSTEPSQRPSFTDIASRLRAMAAGLPQKG
- the LOC103977399 gene encoding uncharacterized protein LOC103977399 isoform X4, which codes for MASDPKDPRPLPPSDVADHRKVKLICSYGGNILPRHGDGALRYAGGETRLITVRRDSPLPEILRKMAEACGGPVVLRYQLPDEDLDALISVSTTEDLDNMMEEYDRLAADSPSAKLRVFLFSPSEVTGAGAASFAVHIDLQETGTRYLDAVNGLDSSIRRKDSATSFSSTQNSDGTTAAAADEVNNEGTSPAHVSPTAASAQDTLKLVFSGQDVLDLLPPTTSSSEQTELLSSTQSEWPPLVPDQNRVLNSTQTDLPSVASYVPQSYIDPQQAQILNPQYLPVVGLPLPINVVRVPAPAYMPPSHIADPMSQVGNGTSVQTKVNPHSQNSNVDKTAKFPSDVKLQSLSQLPPLPSPYLLAPNVERSGLRQVSSSSQGPTRRFEDCNMCQKAIPHGHSDTLIKEQGNGLRNVVPEVNVVLQSHHSEDLTSMRGQQMIDVGMLVDGVVETQAENLVATAPSKTYEFSETIPGIPWDSGRPVVVNAANPYYAKVFVPPVSVGFPGTSQASHGTVSNPQKAQKVESVQEQQEVPLSLGLNMENLDYPNISLAPASSTLPCGLYGMLVIPQFHGEDYLQQQTQLPQHIGLPNYPVDHNFIVASTSSVRNSDYREVGQSVNGTVPAYLFDYVRPINGTHRAICTIPPGDPGFSNQPRPVVIPDIGTSKNIKPENPPLVVVNTQNAGPQHKENELSHGDPLISSVVVPEGNAGPQIDKQLSVISDVAYEQSVQPSNTSHIPNMMCKHGPYSYHLEAGVGPRGMFKCVDPTCNKNAIKKNVIGEQKDEVPSLHPVEVFCDITIPQSDNAQIYTIHHASNMNQIQRAISLDPLASSKDPQKTLTVLPPIPSEVSNRESIAMKELYNKNSVNSMGSEVTVPAGVSSHLPESPRMDSPKELVCPLKEDVHIKQDIQTFEGKASAAALQSSEVPVPVLISHETEEVSPSSNRESGSIENTLEKDDDQSEAIKTKQSENLKNGFPSTDDIGHLQVIKNSDLEELQELGSGTFGTVYHGKWRGSDVAIKRINDRVFAGKPSEQERARADFWNEACKLASLHHPNVVAFYGIVLDGPGGSIATVTEFMVNGSLRRASQKNQKILDRRRCLLIAMDVAFGMEYLHNKNIIHFDLKSDNLLVNLRDPQRPICKQIFYQK